One region of Peribacillus simplex genomic DNA includes:
- a CDS encoding NADH:flavin oxidoreductase, protein MNYSQSIQNLFKPFAIGNTTLANRIVMAPMTRQFSPEGVPGPDVAAYYRRRAENGVGLIVTEGTVINHSDSSNQVNVPHFYGEAALNGWANVVAAVHEVGGRIIPQIWHMGAQGHVGDYSELDIAAIVQAFAQAAFEAKRLGFDGIELHGAHGYLIDQFFWEKTNPRTDSCGGDMVARIRFAVEVIEACRHAVGLEFPIVLRFSQWKQTDFTAKLAATPALLERFLTPLSDAGVDIFHCSTRRFWEPEFEGSNLNLAGWTKKLTGKPTITVGSVGLDNDFTSHFTEGKSAKNTKIGGLIERLDREEFDLVAVGRALMVYPAWVNKIRDGRTAELVPFTSESVRTLH, encoded by the coding sequence TTGAATTATTCTCAATCTATTCAAAACTTGTTTAAACCATTCGCAATCGGAAATACGACATTGGCAAATCGTATAGTGATGGCACCGATGACGAGACAATTTTCTCCTGAAGGAGTGCCTGGTCCGGATGTGGCGGCCTATTATCGCCGCAGGGCCGAAAATGGCGTTGGACTTATCGTGACAGAAGGTACGGTGATTAATCATTCGGATTCGTCCAATCAAGTCAATGTACCGCATTTCTATGGCGAAGCTGCATTAAACGGTTGGGCAAACGTCGTGGCTGCTGTACACGAAGTAGGCGGACGGATTATTCCGCAGATTTGGCATATGGGTGCGCAAGGCCATGTTGGCGATTATTCGGAATTGGATATCGCCGCAATCGTTCAAGCCTTTGCGCAGGCAGCATTCGAAGCCAAGCGGCTTGGGTTCGACGGCATTGAGCTTCACGGTGCGCATGGATATTTGATCGACCAATTCTTCTGGGAGAAAACGAACCCGCGTACCGACAGCTGTGGCGGTGACATGGTTGCCCGCATCCGCTTCGCGGTCGAGGTCATCGAAGCTTGCCGCCATGCCGTCGGACTGGAATTCCCGATTGTGCTGCGGTTCTCGCAATGGAAGCAGACGGATTTTACAGCGAAACTGGCAGCAACGCCGGCGCTGCTGGAACGGTTCCTGACGCCACTTTCCGATGCGGGCGTCGATATTTTCCACTGCTCGACCCGCCGTTTCTGGGAGCCTGAGTTCGAAGGCTCCAATCTGAATCTCGCCGGATGGACAAAAAAGCTGACGGGTAAACCGACGATTACAGTTGGATCGGTCGGTCTGGATAACGATTTTACGAGTCACTTTACGGAAGGAAAGAGTGCCAAAAATACCAAGATCGGCGGGTTAATCGAAAGGCTTGATCGTGAAGAATTTGATCTGGTGGCCGTGGGTCGGGCATTAATGGTTTATCCTGCTTGGGTAAACAAGATTCGTGACGGCCGAACAGCTGAATTGGTTCCCTTTACATCTGAGTCAGTGAGAACACTTCATTAA
- the tenA gene encoding thiaminase II yields MKFSEEIRQEVDHIWEASFNHPFVAGIGDGTLPIECFRFYVKQDAYYLSHFARVQALGAVKATDLHTTSRLAGHAQGTYEAELKLHENFSERLGITKEERENFKPAPTAYAYTSHMYRAAYSGHLGDVIAAILPCYWLYYEIGEKLQECKPEEPIYQEWIAAYGGEWFRSLVEEQIARLDEIAEKVTDEDKERMKEHFILSSQYEYSFWEMAYRLETWPVHKETLEV; encoded by the coding sequence ATGAAGTTTTCAGAGGAAATCCGCCAGGAAGTAGATCATATTTGGGAAGCTAGCTTTAATCACCCGTTTGTTGCAGGAATAGGAGATGGCACATTGCCAATAGAGTGTTTTCGTTTTTATGTCAAGCAGGATGCCTATTATTTATCTCATTTTGCTAGAGTTCAAGCTTTAGGAGCAGTCAAGGCTACAGATTTACATACAACAAGCAGGCTTGCCGGCCACGCACAGGGAACATATGAAGCGGAGTTGAAGCTTCATGAAAATTTTTCTGAGAGATTAGGCATCACCAAAGAAGAACGGGAAAATTTCAAACCTGCCCCGACTGCCTATGCTTACACTTCCCATATGTATCGTGCGGCATATTCTGGACATTTAGGTGACGTTATTGCGGCTATCTTGCCATGTTATTGGCTGTATTATGAAATAGGTGAAAAGCTGCAAGAGTGTAAACCGGAAGAGCCGATTTATCAAGAATGGATAGCGGCTTACGGTGGAGAGTGGTTCCGCTCTTTGGTAGAAGAACAAATTGCGAGGCTTGATGAGATTGCTGAAAAGGTAACAGATGAAGATAAGGAAAGAATGAAGGAGCATTTTATCCTTAGCAGCCAATATGAGTACTCATTTTGGGAAATGGCTTATCGTTTAGAGACATGGCCTGTGCATAAGGAAACACTAGAAGTATAA
- a CDS encoding ECF transporter S component gives MKKGLKLTDILVTIVIAVAFGIVYILWGSIYYSVKPLGLHLDQLIYGMWFIAGPVAFLILRKPGVALLAEIAAASGEFFLGSPWGLSVLLYGVVQGLFAELVFMAFKYKKFNMPVAVLAAIASCLASVLMDFAYGEIGALTLWNLSLFMIARFVGSIFFAGVTAYYLVKVLEATGVTNLVRPVSSKDYAELDQK, from the coding sequence ATGAAAAAAGGGTTGAAATTAACGGATATATTAGTCACGATCGTGATTGCCGTAGCATTTGGAATCGTTTATATCCTTTGGGGTTCGATTTATTATTCCGTTAAACCATTAGGATTACATCTAGATCAACTTATTTATGGAATGTGGTTTATAGCTGGCCCCGTCGCCTTTTTGATTTTACGGAAACCGGGTGTGGCACTTCTGGCAGAGATAGCTGCAGCTTCAGGTGAATTCTTTCTAGGTTCACCATGGGGGCTGTCCGTACTCTTATATGGGGTGGTCCAAGGTTTGTTCGCTGAACTGGTATTCATGGCGTTCAAATATAAAAAATTCAATATGCCGGTGGCCGTTTTAGCTGCGATAGCTTCCTGCCTTGCATCAGTATTAATGGATTTTGCCTACGGGGAAATAGGTGCTCTCACTCTTTGGAATTTATCGTTATTCATGATAGCGAGGTTTGTGGGTTCCATATTCTTTGCAGGTGTAACTGCTTATTATCTAGTTAAAGTCCTGGAAGCAACAGGAGTAACTAATCTAGTTCGTCCAGTTTCAAGTAAAGATTATGCAGAACTGGACCAAAAGTAG
- a CDS encoding ABC transporter ATP-binding protein — MKPIVSVEKLRMKFPGDGSLIFKDLSVSIDKGEKVLLLGPSGCGKSTLLQVLSGLIPNSIEVPMKAEKLKCASSWGYVFQDPDSQFCMPFADEEIAFVLENLSVPKEEMNEKIQNHIRKVGLNLGHTSIETLSGGMKQRLAIASVLALEPEVIFLDEPTAMLDPEGTKEIWDLLKEVGRDKTVIIVEHKIDHVLEFIERIVLFNGEGEIIADGPRDTILSLYKNEMKEHGIWFPGVWDEYIQENAPIREQQFADGSPLMHVQGFSGFRNKEEKIKVDELMVHSGEWIVIRGENGAGKSTLLHALMQFIKTNGTYELMGAPIKRMKNLTNHMTFVFQNPEFQFVANSVYEEIAYSLRIGKRPQQEIRERVQSLLEVFRLEAHRDKHPFQLSMGQKRRLSVAASIVIDKKIILLDEPTFGQDSKNTFALLEWFEEYRRRGTTVIMVTHDDHISRNFATRIWTVKEGNVISDEKVNTQSGFMETKVLSF, encoded by the coding sequence ATGAAACCAATCGTTTCTGTTGAGAAGTTAAGAATGAAATTTCCAGGTGATGGGTCTTTGATTTTCAAGGACCTATCAGTCTCGATTGATAAAGGTGAAAAAGTTCTATTGTTGGGACCATCAGGATGTGGTAAGTCGACTCTTTTGCAAGTGTTAAGCGGATTGATTCCGAATTCCATCGAAGTCCCGATGAAAGCGGAGAAATTGAAATGCGCTTCTTCATGGGGATATGTTTTTCAAGACCCTGATAGTCAGTTTTGCATGCCATTTGCCGATGAGGAAATTGCCTTCGTCCTTGAGAACCTTTCCGTCCCTAAAGAAGAAATGAATGAGAAAATCCAAAATCATATTCGTAAAGTAGGATTGAACCTAGGCCATACAAGTATAGAAACATTATCAGGCGGGATGAAACAGCGTCTGGCAATCGCTTCAGTATTGGCCCTTGAACCGGAAGTGATATTTTTAGATGAACCAACCGCCATGCTTGATCCGGAAGGAACTAAAGAAATCTGGGATTTGTTGAAGGAAGTCGGTCGAGACAAAACGGTAATTATCGTCGAGCATAAAATTGACCATGTTTTAGAATTCATCGAACGAATCGTGCTTTTTAACGGTGAAGGTGAAATCATAGCTGATGGTCCAAGAGATACCATTCTTTCACTATATAAAAATGAAATGAAAGAACATGGAATTTGGTTCCCTGGTGTTTGGGATGAATATATACAAGAGAATGCCCCCATTCGGGAACAACAATTTGCAGACGGTTCACCCCTAATGCATGTGCAAGGATTTAGCGGTTTTCGGAATAAAGAGGAAAAAATCAAGGTTGATGAATTGATGGTCCATTCAGGGGAATGGATTGTAATCAGGGGAGAAAATGGCGCGGGGAAGAGTACTCTTTTGCATGCACTGATGCAGTTCATAAAAACGAATGGTACGTATGAATTAATGGGAGCCCCTATTAAAAGGATGAAAAATCTAACCAATCATATGACGTTTGTCTTTCAAAATCCTGAGTTTCAGTTCGTTGCAAATTCTGTATATGAAGAGATTGCTTATTCATTGCGAATTGGAAAAAGGCCACAACAAGAAATAAGGGAGCGAGTTCAATCATTGCTTGAAGTGTTCCGCCTAGAGGCCCATCGGGATAAACATCCATTTCAATTATCAATGGGTCAAAAGCGTCGCTTAAGTGTAGCTGCCTCTATCGTCATAGACAAAAAAATCATTCTCTTGGATGAGCCTACCTTTGGCCAAGATTCGAAAAATACCTTTGCATTACTGGAATGGTTTGAGGAATATCGAAGGCGCGGAACAACAGTGATCATGGTAACTCATGACGATCATATTTCAAGAAACTTTGCAACCAGGATCTGGACGGTTAAAGAAGGAAATGTAATAAGTGATGAAAAGGTCAACACGCAATCCGGATTTATGGAGACCAAAGTTTTATCATTTTAA
- a CDS encoding energy-coupling factor transporter transmembrane component T family protein, translated as MNVSSAETWLHKVNPSLKLCALLVLCIVALFIHDLNYMMNVTIGVLFLFLCFTGHSMKRILLLSIPFCFIFISTSLAMILFGKGETLWFEWGLISITEESFMRGLLVGFRALLFAALGLTFSLTTRPVNLFYSLMQQVKLKPKYAYSFMAALRLIPIMMEELQTIRNAMRVRGFERGKGIRSVYYKMKAYSIPLLSGSIRRAHRIAVAMEAKRFTDTRDRTYYYEFGFSIKDHGFILYFIVLLLAGFYLSVHFPLLPI; from the coding sequence ATGAATGTTTCAAGTGCAGAAACATGGCTCCATAAGGTTAATCCAAGCCTTAAACTATGCGCATTGCTTGTTTTATGCATTGTGGCATTATTCATTCATGATCTGAACTATATGATGAATGTGACCATTGGTGTTTTATTCTTATTTTTGTGTTTTACGGGGCATTCGATGAAACGCATCTTACTTTTGTCAATCCCTTTTTGTTTCATTTTTATATCCACTTCTCTAGCAATGATTTTATTCGGTAAAGGTGAGACACTTTGGTTTGAGTGGGGTCTTATATCGATTACGGAAGAAAGTTTCATGAGGGGGTTACTGGTAGGCTTTCGAGCTTTGCTTTTTGCGGCACTTGGTTTAACTTTTTCCTTGACGACGAGACCTGTGAACTTGTTTTATTCCTTAATGCAGCAAGTTAAGCTTAAACCGAAATATGCTTATAGTTTCATGGCAGCTTTAAGGCTTATCCCCATCATGATGGAAGAGTTACAAACGATACGAAACGCGATGAGGGTACGCGGTTTCGAAAGGGGAAAAGGGATCAGATCGGTATATTATAAAATGAAAGCCTATTCCATCCCATTGTTATCCGGAAGCATCAGACGTGCTCACAGAATCGCGGTTGCGATGGAGGCGAAGCGATTTACAGACACTCGGGATCGAACATACTATTATGAATTTGGGTTTTCAATAAAAGACCATGGATTCATTCTGTATTTTATCGTCCTGCTGTTGGCAGGGTTTTATCTATCGGTTCATTTCCCGTTACTACCTATTTGA
- a CDS encoding thiamine phosphate synthase, with product MNAQELHIISTGKQPIEKFVEIASNIQEHVDFFYLREKNMNASELYRAVTLLHNNKIPLSKIIINDRVDVAWAHKVFGVQLAFHSLDAGVVKRAFPGMSVGCSIHSMDEAKAAFRFGANYAIYGHVFETDSKRGLPPKGVEELHAITKNVNLPIIAIGGITPSNCQIVRDAGAQGIAVMSGVLEAENPVRAVKEYSKSLGKET from the coding sequence ATGAATGCACAAGAATTGCATATTATTTCTACTGGGAAACAGCCAATTGAAAAGTTCGTAGAAATCGCTTCAAACATTCAGGAACATGTTGATTTCTTCTATCTAAGGGAAAAAAATATGAATGCATCAGAACTCTATCGAGCAGTGACCCTGTTACATAATAATAAGATTCCGCTGTCTAAGATCATCATTAATGACAGGGTGGATGTAGCCTGGGCGCACAAAGTATTTGGTGTGCAATTGGCTTTTCATAGTTTAGATGCAGGAGTCGTAAAAAGAGCATTTCCAGGGATGAGTGTTGGCTGTTCGATCCATTCCATGGATGAAGCAAAAGCCGCTTTCCGCTTCGGTGCCAATTACGCGATTTATGGTCATGTTTTTGAAACGGATTCAAAACGCGGTCTTCCTCCTAAGGGAGTTGAGGAGCTTCATGCAATCACAAAAAATGTCAATCTTCCGATTATTGCAATAGGCGGAATAACACCCTCCAATTGCCAAATCGTGCGCGATGCTGGGGCACAAGGAATTGCAGTCATGTCAGGTGTGCTTGAAGCGGAAAATCCGGTTAGAGCCGTTAAAGAATATTCGAAGTCTTTAGGAAAGGAGACATAA
- the thiO gene encoding glycine oxidase ThiO, with the protein MNSIYDAIIVGGGVIGGSIAFQLAKRGKKVLLLEKDRLASKASGAAAGMLGAQAELDADNPLFTLASRSRGMFPALSKELKDISGIDIELVNKGMFKVALTDDQVAELKKMIKVQQDAGLEAEWLSTAEIRKTEPLLSDEIKGGMFIPGDGQVSATRLSLAFTKSAAALGVDIKEFVHVFDLRTENGYVKGVSTNIGEFSSENVIVASGAWSAFLLEKSGINLDTYPIKGECFSVLTDRPLLEKTIFSHGCYLVPKVGGRIIVGATVKANTFDQKVSMEGISTLIEKATQLLPAIKETEWEKTWAGIRPQTGDGLPYFGEHPAYKGLFIATGHFRNGILLSPITGVLIADIVEGKTNPEWSAFRLERSIQTQFS; encoded by the coding sequence ATGAATTCCATATATGATGCAATCATTGTTGGGGGAGGAGTAATTGGTGGATCCATTGCTTTTCAATTAGCCAAACGAGGTAAAAAGGTCCTTTTATTGGAAAAAGATAGACTTGCCAGTAAAGCTTCCGGTGCTGCAGCCGGGATGTTAGGAGCACAGGCTGAGCTGGATGCAGATAACCCGCTCTTTACATTGGCAAGCCGAAGCAGGGGGATGTTTCCTGCACTGTCGAAAGAATTGAAAGACATAAGTGGAATAGACATCGAATTAGTGAATAAGGGTATGTTTAAGGTGGCGCTTACGGATGACCAGGTTGCAGAGCTGAAGAAAATGATCAAAGTCCAGCAAGATGCGGGACTTGAGGCGGAATGGTTATCTACTGCCGAAATAAGGAAAACGGAACCGCTTCTATCGGATGAGATTAAGGGAGGCATGTTCATTCCGGGGGATGGACAAGTTTCAGCAACAAGGCTGTCGCTCGCTTTTACTAAATCTGCAGCTGCCCTTGGTGTGGATATAAAGGAATTTGTCCATGTTTTTGATTTACGTACGGAAAATGGATATGTAAAAGGAGTGTCCACTAATATAGGGGAATTTTCAAGTGAAAATGTAATTGTGGCAAGTGGGGCGTGGAGTGCTTTCCTCCTTGAAAAGTCAGGAATAAACCTCGATACCTATCCGATAAAGGGGGAGTGCTTCTCCGTCCTGACTGATCGTCCATTGCTTGAAAAAACGATCTTTTCACATGGCTGCTATCTTGTACCCAAAGTTGGCGGGAGAATCATTGTCGGGGCAACGGTAAAAGCGAACACTTTCGATCAAAAGGTAAGTATGGAAGGGATCTCAACGTTAATAGAAAAGGCAACGCAATTGCTTCCGGCAATTAAAGAAACCGAGTGGGAAAAGACATGGGCAGGTATACGCCCTCAAACAGGGGACGGCCTGCCGTACTTTGGTGAACATCCAGCATACAAAGGACTTTTCATTGCAACGGGTCACTTCAGGAATGGTATCCTGCTTTCTCCAATTACAGGCGTACTTATTGCGGATATTGTGGAAGGGAAGACAAACCCTGAATGGTCCGCTTTTCGATTGGAGCGTTCGATACAGACCCAATTTTCATAA
- the thiS gene encoding sulfur carrier protein ThiS: MELIINGEKIRIPADESTVTGLLQHFNLHQKVVIVELNDEILAKENQSETLLSNGDKVEIVHFVGGG, from the coding sequence TTGGAATTGATTATTAACGGGGAAAAAATACGGATTCCTGCTGATGAGTCAACAGTTACAGGACTTTTGCAACACTTTAATTTACATCAAAAAGTAGTGATCGTTGAATTGAATGATGAAATATTAGCAAAAGAAAATCAAAGTGAAACACTTTTGTCAAATGGGGACAAGGTCGAGATTGTACATTTTGTAGGAGGCGGATGA
- a CDS encoding thiazole synthase translates to MLKIGSYEFSSRLLLGTGKYPNFDVQKQSVEVSETEILTFAVRRMNIFEASQPNFLEKLDLKKYTLLPNTAGAKTAKEAVRIAQLAKASGLCDMIKVEVIGCQKTLLPDPIETLKAAEELVKLGFTVLPYTSDDVLLAKRLEEVGCHAIMPGASPIGSGQGIINPLNLRFIMEQSEVPVIVDAGIGTPSDAAIAMELGADGVLLNTAVSGAKNPIKMAKAMKLAIEAGRMGYEAGRIEKNEYAIASSPVEGMSIG, encoded by the coding sequence ATGTTAAAGATTGGTTCTTATGAATTTTCTTCTAGGTTATTATTAGGTACTGGGAAATATCCAAACTTCGATGTTCAAAAGCAATCAGTGGAGGTTTCGGAGACGGAAATATTAACATTTGCAGTTCGGAGAATGAACATTTTCGAAGCCAGTCAACCAAATTTTTTAGAAAAGCTTGATTTGAAAAAATATACCCTCCTTCCCAATACAGCAGGAGCCAAGACGGCAAAAGAAGCAGTGCGCATAGCCCAACTTGCTAAGGCTTCCGGGTTATGTGACATGATTAAGGTGGAAGTCATCGGCTGTCAAAAAACACTTCTGCCTGATCCGATTGAAACCTTAAAAGCTGCTGAAGAATTAGTGAAACTGGGATTCACTGTATTACCCTATACTTCGGATGATGTTTTGCTTGCAAAACGCTTGGAAGAAGTAGGCTGTCATGCAATAATGCCTGGTGCTTCACCGATTGGCTCAGGTCAAGGAATTATAAACCCACTGAACTTGCGATTCATCATGGAACAATCAGAGGTTCCTGTAATTGTTGATGCAGGGATTGGAACACCCTCCGATGCGGCAATTGCCATGGAATTAGGTGCGGATGGCGTGTTGCTTAACACTGCAGTTTCCGGAGCAAAAAACCCAATCAAAATGGCGAAAGCAATGAAACTTGCCATTGAGGCAGGTCGCATGGGTTATGAAGCGGGCAGAATAGAAAAAAATGAGTACGCCATTGCAAGCAGTCCAGTTGAAGGAATGAGCATTGGATGA
- a CDS encoding thiazole biosynthesis adenylyltransferase ThiF, with protein MTERYSRQEIFGPIGHEGQLKIRNKHVLMIGAGALGTGSAEGLVRAGIGKLTIVDRDYVEWSNLQRQQLYCEEDAEKRIPKAVAAKNRLNALNSDVIVKSHVADVSVDELAKLVEGVDLILDATDNFDTRMLINDSAQKYKIPWIYGACVGSYGISYTVIPEVTPCLNCLLETVPIGGLTCDTAGIISPAVQTVVAHQMTEALKILIEDYASLRNKIVSFDLWKNEHSSIDVAKLKKDSCLSCGTNRTYPHLSYSNRIKTAVLCGRDSVQIRPAMKLERDLAELETNLFAQGGKIVRNPYLLSFSIGTHRMVVFKDGRALIHGTKDISEAKTLYHRYFG; from the coding sequence ATGACTGAACGTTATTCACGACAAGAAATTTTTGGCCCTATAGGGCATGAAGGACAATTGAAAATTCGCAATAAACACGTTTTGATGATTGGGGCGGGTGCTCTCGGTACGGGAAGTGCAGAAGGACTTGTACGAGCAGGAATTGGGAAACTGACCATTGTTGACAGAGATTATGTGGAGTGGAGCAACCTGCAAAGACAACAGCTTTATTGTGAAGAAGATGCTGAAAAAAGAATACCGAAAGCTGTGGCAGCCAAGAATCGTTTGAATGCGTTAAATTCAGATGTTATCGTAAAATCGCATGTTGCGGATGTTTCGGTGGATGAACTGGCAAAGCTCGTTGAAGGCGTGGATTTAATATTGGACGCCACTGATAATTTCGATACCAGGATGCTAATTAATGATAGCGCACAAAAATATAAAATACCCTGGATTTACGGGGCCTGTGTCGGGAGTTATGGGATAAGTTACACGGTGATCCCAGAGGTGACCCCATGCTTGAATTGTTTGCTGGAAACGGTTCCGATTGGAGGACTGACCTGTGATACTGCGGGAATCATTAGTCCTGCTGTACAAACGGTCGTTGCCCACCAAATGACGGAAGCCTTAAAAATCCTTATAGAAGATTATGCATCACTTAGAAACAAGATCGTTTCGTTCGATCTTTGGAAAAATGAGCATTCGTCCATAGATGTAGCGAAATTAAAAAAAGACAGTTGTTTGTCTTGTGGGACAAATCGTACTTATCCGCATCTATCCTATTCAAATCGTATAAAGACTGCCGTATTATGCGGGAGGGATTCTGTCCAGATTCGGCCGGCGATGAAACTTGAAAGAGACTTAGCGGAACTTGAAACAAATCTGTTTGCACAAGGTGGCAAAATCGTTAGAAATCCCTATTTACTTTCATTTTCAATCGGAACCCATCGAATGGTTGTTTTTAAAGATGGACGTGCTTTGATCCATGGAACAAAAGATATCTCAGAAGCCAAAACTTTATATCATCGTTATTTTGGCTGA
- a CDS encoding small acid-soluble spore protein P, with protein sequence MNKNDGKNNAPKGNNTGQPAPLSGSHKVKNRQHSRQKHNSSHDM encoded by the coding sequence ATGAACAAAAATGATGGTAAAAATAACGCACCTAAAGGGAATAACACAGGTCAACCTGCACCGTTAAGCGGTTCTCATAAGGTAAAAAATAGACAGCACTCCCGTCAGAAGCATAATAGCAGTCATGATATGTAG
- the sspO gene encoding small acid-soluble spore protein O, with protein MTKQKANHVIPGMNAAKAQGNGAGYNDELGNEPPLSEMQRQNNKKRKKNQ; from the coding sequence ATGACAAAACAAAAGGCAAATCATGTTATACCAGGTATGAATGCTGCAAAAGCGCAAGGTAATGGAGCTGGGTATAATGATGAACTGGGAAATGAACCGCCATTATCGGAAATGCAAAGGCAAAATAATAAAAAAAGAAAGAAAAACCAATGA